The following coding sequences lie in one Enterococcus sp. 9E7_DIV0242 genomic window:
- a CDS encoding ABC transporter permease, translating to MLNKLSLRNARRSIKDYLVYIITMTIISSLMFAFNGLIFSDSIKTLLNEITSIAVFVGLATFFIILIVIWLTKYIINFMLERRSKEFGTYLLIGMDKRQVARMFKREHILLGGLTFLLGILPGYLLHIALINIFFAVFDSQYHYVVDINIYTYLLTISVYSVAYGLALLRINRKFKKMEIRDLLYLESNNEGSTKRKSLFYISLVYLVLFHLIVYTGQANVQTIWSLLLGLFVAIYGLFIGMSGYLTSYIQKKGPGIKRGASIFIFRQLASKIKTMRFTMGTLTILFAATILSWMFVLLFSGYQKEVFDGNLMAIDIFYLKDHVTTDFSEQQAIIEKYGEIEETHIYHIYENAQKKELNTYLYENVKGAYDSEGRSAYFDYDTYMLLSDYNQLRRMAGFEAVQLEEGKYLIQGKEKLAKTFSEYSENHDLLISGNSFSCQAVITDPFSQSGMNGADYILVVPDASEAILTPYFSIFAANADSDSMYEIEQALEKNSGYLQDGDIEDKLLAIKYGTSSEQLITFSTPILVRESLIAELDSVTTGASFTLGYVGIVFLVVAMSILAIQQLSDAAKYKYRYQILKNLGMNRRERNRVILKQLGLYYLCPVVMAAVISAFTGVFASENFAYYTGLSTPGIYYYLIALVMFSAIFLIYFMITYISFVRAVEK from the coding sequence ATGCTTAACAAACTGTCTCTAAGAAATGCACGACGTTCTATAAAAGATTACCTTGTCTATATTATTACGATGACGATCATCTCGTCCTTGATGTTTGCCTTCAATGGGTTGATCTTTTCTGACTCTATCAAAACGCTGCTGAACGAGATTACTTCTATTGCAGTTTTCGTAGGATTGGCGACCTTTTTTATTATATTGATCGTTATTTGGCTGACAAAATATATCATTAACTTTATGCTGGAACGACGAAGCAAAGAGTTTGGAACCTATCTATTGATTGGAATGGACAAACGGCAAGTTGCAAGGATGTTCAAACGTGAGCATATCCTTTTGGGCGGTTTGACTTTTCTGCTGGGGATATTACCAGGATACTTACTGCATATTGCATTGATCAACATTTTTTTTGCTGTTTTTGATTCGCAGTATCACTATGTGGTCGACATCAACATCTATACTTATCTACTAACTATTTCAGTGTATAGTGTTGCATATGGCTTAGCACTGTTACGCATCAATCGAAAGTTTAAAAAGATGGAGATTCGTGATTTACTGTATTTGGAGAGCAACAATGAAGGCAGTACGAAGCGCAAAAGCTTGTTTTATATCAGTCTCGTTTATCTGGTTCTTTTTCACTTGATTGTTTATACAGGACAGGCGAATGTTCAGACGATTTGGTCTTTGTTATTAGGGTTGTTTGTTGCAATTTATGGCTTGTTCATCGGAATGTCCGGTTATCTGACCAGCTATATCCAAAAGAAAGGACCTGGGATAAAAAGGGGAGCCAGCATCTTTATTTTCAGACAGCTAGCTTCCAAAATAAAGACGATGCGTTTTACCATGGGAACATTGACGATTTTATTTGCTGCGACTATTTTAAGCTGGATGTTTGTCCTCTTGTTTTCAGGCTATCAAAAAGAAGTGTTTGATGGGAACCTCATGGCTATTGATATTTTTTATTTAAAGGATCATGTAACAACTGATTTTAGTGAGCAACAGGCGATCATTGAAAAATATGGTGAGATAGAAGAGACGCATATTTACCATATCTATGAAAATGCGCAGAAGAAAGAGTTGAACACATATTTATATGAAAACGTCAAAGGAGCCTATGATTCAGAAGGCCGTAGTGCTTATTTTGATTATGATACGTATATGTTGTTATCTGATTATAATCAATTGAGAAGGATGGCAGGATTTGAAGCCGTTCAGCTGGAGGAAGGGAAGTACCTGATTCAGGGAAAAGAAAAGCTGGCAAAGACTTTTTCTGAATATAGTGAGAATCACGACCTTCTTATCAGTGGAAACTCCTTTTCTTGTCAAGCTGTTATTACCGATCCTTTCAGTCAAAGTGGTATGAATGGGGCCGATTATATTCTTGTCGTACCTGATGCAAGTGAAGCTATACTAACACCATATTTCAGTATTTTTGCTGCAAATGCAGACAGTGATTCGATGTATGAGATTGAACAGGCGTTAGAAAAGAATTCCGGTTATTTGCAAGATGGTGATATAGAGGATAAGCTTTTGGCTATCAAATATGGAACAAGCAGTGAGCAGTTGATTACCTTCAGCACACCGATTTTGGTAAGGGAAAGTCTGATTGCTGAGCTGGATAGTGTGACCACTGGGGCCAGTTTTACTCTGGGGTATGTCGGCATCGTCTTCTTAGTCGTTGCTATGAGTATTTTGGCGATTCAACAGCTTTCAGATGCGGCAAAATACAAATACCGATACCAAATATTAAAAAATCTTGGGATGAATCGTCGGGAAAGAAATCGCGTGATACTGAAACAGCTGGGGCTTTATTATTTGTGTCCGGTTGTAATGGCCGCTGTTATCAGCGCATTCACAGGTGTATTTGCTAGTGAAAACTTTGCGTACTACACAGGATTGAGCACACCGGGAATTTATTATTACCTGATTGCTTTGGTCATGTTTAGCGCGATTTTCCTGATTTACTTCATGATCACCTACATCAGCTTTGTTAGAGCTGTGGAGAAATAA
- a CDS encoding ABC transporter ATP-binding protein gives MNELIKIDNVEKYYGNKGSTTKALNRVSFSVSEGEFTGIMGTSGSGKTTLLNMLATIDRVSAGHIFFNKEDITQFDEDRLAKFRKENLGFIFQDFNLLDTLTLEENITLALSLQENKTKRNTAEVMMKQLGIYEFRDKFPYEVSGGQKQRCACARALITDAKLILADEPTGALDSKSSAMLLETMEKMNKEMDATILMVTHDAFSASYCNRILFLNDGEVFQELYKGEQTRREFLNVILDVLAVIGGDGHA, from the coding sequence ATGAACGAACTAATAAAAATCGATAATGTAGAAAAATATTACGGCAACAAAGGAAGTACGACTAAGGCGTTGAATCGTGTGAGTTTTTCTGTAAGCGAAGGTGAATTTACAGGGATCATGGGAACCAGCGGGAGCGGAAAGACAACGCTTTTGAATATGCTGGCGACGATCGACCGTGTGAGTGCCGGTCATATTTTCTTTAACAAGGAAGACATCACGCAGTTTGATGAGGATCGACTGGCAAAGTTTCGCAAGGAAAATCTAGGGTTTATTTTTCAGGATTTCAACCTATTGGACACACTGACTCTTGAAGAAAACATTACATTGGCTTTGAGTTTACAAGAAAATAAAACGAAACGAAATACAGCTGAAGTAATGATGAAGCAGTTGGGTATTTATGAGTTCAGAGACAAATTTCCTTATGAAGTTTCCGGAGGACAAAAGCAGCGTTGTGCCTGTGCCAGAGCATTGATCACGGATGCAAAGCTGATTTTGGCAGATGAACCGACAGGTGCTTTGGATTCGAAATCTTCTGCTATGCTGCTGGAAACGATGGAAAAAATGAACAAAGAGATGGATGCAACCATCCTGATGGTGACGCATGATGCTTTTAGCGCCAGCTATTGCAATCGTATTTTATTTCTTAATGATGGGGAGGTATTTCAAGAACTATACAAAGGGGAGCAGACAAGACGAGAATTTTTAAATGTGATTCTTGATGTGTTGGCGGTCATTGGAGGCGATGGTCATGCTTAA
- the licT gene encoding BglG family transcription antiterminator LicT — protein MIIEKILNNNVVMARNSSGEETVYMGRGLAFKKRVGDEIQQEFVEKEFILKDSVLSTQFQQVFSDLPSEEVEVAKKIVDLAEEKLGTELSSNIYLTLTDHIHYAIARAKEGIELPNPLKYETRKFYPKEFEIARQGIQLINEEFKVSFADDEAGFIAFHIVNAEQGNNSMEETMTATEIVGNVLTIISRYFGLPFDEDSLNYQRMVTHLQFFSQRYLKNELNGDEDEFLYELIQSKYPKAFQAVQRINQYLITKYDKPVGKAEQTYLTIHIQRLVGEKNE, from the coding sequence ATGATTATTGAAAAAATTTTGAATAACAATGTAGTGATGGCGCGAAACAGCTCAGGCGAAGAGACAGTCTATATGGGTCGAGGGTTGGCCTTTAAGAAAAGAGTCGGTGATGAGATTCAACAGGAATTTGTTGAAAAAGAATTTATACTGAAAGATTCTGTTTTATCCACTCAATTTCAGCAGGTATTTTCTGATTTACCTTCTGAAGAAGTTGAGGTTGCAAAAAAAATTGTTGATCTGGCTGAAGAAAAGTTAGGTACAGAGCTTTCATCCAATATCTATCTGACATTGACGGATCACATTCATTATGCAATTGCTCGTGCAAAAGAGGGCATAGAATTACCTAATCCATTGAAATATGAAACACGTAAGTTTTATCCAAAAGAATTTGAAATCGCGAGACAAGGGATTCAGTTGATCAATGAAGAGTTTAAAGTCTCTTTTGCTGATGATGAAGCTGGATTTATCGCTTTTCATATTGTAAATGCAGAGCAAGGCAATAATTCGATGGAAGAAACAATGACGGCAACGGAAATTGTTGGGAACGTTTTGACGATCATCAGCAGATACTTTGGATTACCTTTTGATGAAGATTCTTTGAACTACCAGAGAATGGTCACCCATTTACAATTTTTTAGTCAACGATACTTAAAGAATGAACTGAACGGTGATGAGGACGAGTTCTTGTATGAGCTGATTCAGTCGAAATATCCTAAAGCCTTTCAGGCAGTACAGCGTATCAATCAATATTTGATCACAAAGTATGATAAGCCTGTCGGCAAAGCAGAACAGACATACCTAACCATCCATATTCAACGGCTGGTTGGCGAAAAAAATGAATAA
- a CDS encoding FAD-dependent oxidoreductase, translating into MKRKYPHLSKPIQIGKVNFRNRMFSAPMGGTDITADFCIGPASKAFYELRAKGGAGAVTVSEVMVHGETDGSHAYHLDLSIPGSLASATYTADGIRRHGSIPSVELSHSGQFAGTYLADKNKKQSLAQWGVSPAVRADGVKVQPLTQEKIDEIVAAYGEAAGLAKRAGFEMVMVHGGHGWLINQFLSPLFNKRDDQYSGSLENRCRFAIEVLTSVRNAVGEGFPIEFRMSGSEFVEGGYELDEGVKIAKMVEDYVDLIHVSAGTYQGTFGITHPSMFTEHGTNVYLAAEIKKHVSKPVATIGGLNDPEHMEEIIASGKADIVEMARALLADPFLPRKVMENKEEDIVHCLRCFVCMAERAQTTTRRCTVNPLIGRELEGSEIGLAPQKKKVVVVGGGPGGLEAAKTAAQRGHEVILFEKENELGGILNCEEAIPFKYEMYQLGQTFAKQAENLGVTIRLNTPATKKIVEAEAPDALIVAAGSSPIIPAIEGISGENVVLINDYHKQTNKIKDTVVVLGGGLAGCEAAVHFARQGKKATVVEMRAEVAPDANVRYRPLLLQELAKDVTIKTGYQGMKITSEGLVCKDPEGNEVLIPAESVVVAVGQRPNRSVAEELIDAAPYVVEIGDVVRASTITTAVYQGYHAAMDI; encoded by the coding sequence ATGAAAAGAAAATATCCTCATCTATCAAAACCGATTCAAATTGGGAAGGTGAATTTTAGAAACCGAATGTTTTCGGCCCCGATGGGAGGGACTGATATTACTGCTGATTTCTGTATCGGACCAGCTTCAAAAGCATTTTATGAGTTGCGTGCAAAAGGGGGAGCCGGCGCGGTGACGGTCTCAGAAGTAATGGTACACGGGGAAACAGACGGTTCCCATGCGTATCATCTGGACTTGAGTATCCCTGGATCATTGGCAAGTGCGACTTATACTGCAGATGGCATTCGACGTCATGGATCGATTCCAAGTGTCGAGCTGTCACATTCCGGACAATTTGCCGGTACTTATTTGGCTGATAAAAATAAGAAACAATCTTTAGCACAATGGGGTGTTTCACCAGCTGTTCGAGCAGATGGTGTCAAGGTTCAACCTTTGACTCAGGAAAAAATCGATGAAATCGTTGCTGCTTATGGAGAAGCAGCAGGCTTAGCGAAACGGGCCGGCTTTGAAATGGTGATGGTGCATGGCGGTCATGGCTGGTTGATCAATCAATTCCTTTCACCACTTTTCAATAAACGAGACGATCAGTACAGTGGAAGTTTGGAAAACCGCTGTCGTTTTGCCATTGAAGTGTTGACAAGTGTCAGAAATGCAGTTGGCGAAGGCTTCCCTATTGAGTTCCGAATGAGCGGATCGGAATTTGTTGAGGGCGGCTATGAGCTAGACGAAGGGGTTAAGATTGCCAAAATGGTTGAGGATTACGTGGACTTGATTCATGTATCTGCTGGAACATATCAAGGGACCTTTGGTATTACACATCCATCCATGTTTACAGAACATGGAACGAATGTTTATTTAGCTGCTGAAATCAAGAAGCATGTATCGAAACCAGTTGCAACAATCGGTGGATTAAATGATCCGGAGCATATGGAAGAAATCATAGCTTCTGGAAAAGCAGACATAGTGGAAATGGCACGCGCATTGTTAGCTGATCCGTTTTTACCAAGAAAAGTCATGGAAAACAAGGAAGAAGATATTGTTCATTGTTTACGCTGTTTTGTTTGTATGGCAGAACGCGCGCAGACGACGACTCGCCGGTGTACTGTTAATCCATTGATTGGTCGGGAATTGGAAGGGTCAGAGATTGGTCTTGCCCCACAAAAGAAAAAGGTCGTTGTTGTCGGAGGTGGACCGGGCGGCTTGGAGGCTGCTAAGACTGCTGCTCAGCGTGGACACGAAGTTATCCTGTTTGAGAAGGAAAATGAACTTGGTGGAATTCTGAATTGTGAAGAAGCGATTCCATTTAAGTATGAGATGTATCAATTAGGACAAACTTTTGCCAAACAAGCGGAAAATCTTGGCGTGACTATTCGTTTGAATACACCGGCAACTAAGAAAATCGTTGAAGCGGAAGCACCGGATGCGTTGATTGTAGCGGCTGGCTCCTCACCAATTATTCCAGCTATTGAAGGGATTTCAGGGGAAAATGTTGTGTTGATCAACGATTATCATAAGCAAACGAACAAAATAAAGGATACAGTTGTTGTCTTGGGAGGCGGACTAGCAGGTTGTGAAGCGGCTGTTCATTTTGCTCGCCAAGGAAAAAAAGCGACTGTTGTTGAAATGAGAGCAGAAGTAGCACCGGATGCCAATGTTCGTTATCGTCCCTTGCTTCTTCAAGAACTAGCAAAAGATGTGACGATCAAGACAGGTTATCAAGGAATGAAAATCACGTCAGAAGGTCTTGTGTGTAAAGATCCAGAAGGCAACGAAGTATTGATTCCAGCAGAATCAGTGGTGGTTGCCGTTGGTCAGCGTCCAAACCGTTCAGTCGCAGAAGAGTTGATCGACGCAGCTCCGTATGTTGTTGAAATAGGCGATGTTGTACGAGCATCAACGATTACTACTGCGGTTTATCAAGGCTATCATGCTGCGATGGATATTTAG
- the fabZ gene encoding 3-hydroxyacyl-ACP dehydratase FabZ, whose amino-acid sequence MEKVMTVTEIMDLIPNRYPICFIDYVDEIITDKKIVATKNVTINEEFFQGHFPGNPTMPGVLIIEALAQVGSILILKMDRFKGETAYIGGINKAKFRQKVVPGDVLKLHFEIVKMRDFVGIGQATAYVDDKKVCECELTFIVGR is encoded by the coding sequence ATGGAAAAAGTAATGACTGTAACAGAAATTATGGATTTGATTCCTAATAGATACCCAATTTGTTTTATTGACTATGTGGATGAAATCATTACAGATAAGAAGATTGTCGCAACCAAGAATGTGACGATCAATGAAGAATTTTTCCAAGGACATTTCCCTGGAAATCCAACGATGCCAGGTGTTCTAATTATCGAAGCACTTGCGCAGGTAGGTTCTATTTTGATTTTGAAAATGGATCGATTCAAGGGAGAAACTGCCTATATAGGAGGCATCAACAAAGCGAAATTCCGACAAAAGGTCGTTCCCGGTGATGTCTTGAAGCTTCATTTTGAGATCGTAAAAATGCGTGATTTCGTTGGAATCGGTCAGGCAACTGCTTATGTAGACGATAAAAAAGTTTGTGAATGCGAGCTGACATTTATCGTAGGTAGATAA
- a CDS encoding L-lactate MFS transporter, whose translation MTIEKKRWLVLIACCIINLCLGSIYSWSVFASSMAEYLTTLTGASVTSADLALVYTVANSVGPITMITGGWFNDRFGPRNVIFIGGFLFAGGLVLSGFAGSVGFLLVSYGLVSGLGLGMAYGCTISTVVKYFPDKRGLVGGLATAVYGLSAVVISPLVTLIVEQSSATTAFKLIGGVFLVLILGCSFFVSRPPEGYTPAGWQPPKMGGQANSQDKNWRQMMQTPVFYVMIILLTCGAFSGMMVISQASGIAQSMVGLDMLAASSAVSILALFNSFGRIIAGYLSDRIGRINTLLIACLFSIVGVTCLYFTVEGATILFYVGVSIVGSCFGAFMGIFPGFTADQFGGKNNSVNYGIMFIGFALAGYFGPTVMRSVLQQDGSYQNAFLIAAALNIAGLLLCGVYKVMSKKSQGIEETI comes from the coding sequence ATGACTATTGAGAAAAAAAGATGGCTGGTTTTAATTGCTTGTTGTATTATCAATCTTTGCTTAGGCTCTATCTATTCATGGAGTGTATTTGCTTCCTCAATGGCAGAGTATTTAACGACATTAACGGGTGCCTCCGTCACTTCTGCTGACTTAGCATTGGTTTACACGGTAGCAAATTCTGTTGGTCCGATTACCATGATTACCGGTGGTTGGTTTAACGACCGCTTTGGTCCTAGAAATGTTATTTTTATTGGTGGTTTTCTGTTTGCAGGCGGTTTGGTTTTATCCGGTTTTGCTGGCAGTGTCGGATTTTTATTAGTAAGTTATGGCTTGGTCAGCGGTTTGGGCTTGGGGATGGCATATGGCTGCACGATTTCTACTGTTGTTAAATATTTCCCAGACAAGCGTGGACTAGTCGGTGGTCTTGCCACAGCGGTTTATGGATTAAGCGCTGTTGTGATATCCCCTCTAGTAACCTTGATCGTTGAACAATCAAGTGCGACAACAGCCTTCAAGCTGATTGGTGGTGTTTTTCTAGTTTTGATTTTAGGCTGTTCATTCTTTGTCAGTCGTCCGCCAGAGGGATATACTCCGGCCGGTTGGCAGCCGCCTAAAATGGGGGGACAGGCAAACAGCCAAGATAAAAATTGGCGCCAAATGATGCAGACACCTGTGTTTTATGTGATGATCATTTTACTGACCTGTGGCGCATTTAGTGGAATGATGGTGATTTCTCAAGCCTCCGGAATTGCTCAAAGTATGGTAGGCTTGGATATGCTAGCTGCCAGTTCAGCAGTATCTATTCTTGCACTTTTCAATTCCTTTGGTCGAATCATCGCTGGTTACTTGTCTGACCGGATCGGTCGCATCAATACATTGCTGATTGCTTGCTTGTTTTCGATTGTAGGCGTTACCTGTCTCTATTTTACAGTAGAAGGCGCAACCATTTTGTTTTATGTGGGTGTATCTATTGTGGGAAGTTGTTTTGGCGCCTTTATGGGGATTTTCCCTGGGTTTACCGCAGATCAGTTTGGTGGGAAGAACAATAGTGTCAATTATGGCATAATGTTTATTGGCTTTGCATTAGCGGGCTATTTTGGCCCAACGGTCATGCGAAGTGTTTTACAGCAGGATGGTTCTTATCAAAATGCTTTCCTGATTGCAGCTGCGCTAAATATTGCTGGTTTGCTGTTATGTGGTGTATATAAGGTCATGAGCAAAAAAAGTCAGGGAATAGAAGAGACAATTTAA
- the fabF gene encoding beta-ketoacyl-ACP synthase II produces the protein MKRVVITGLGAVTPLGNTVKEYWQRLKSGELGIGKITKFISEEIGVSLTGEVKDFDPSHVLDRKEQKRMDLFSQYGLTAALEAWEMSGLTDASIDPKRLGVIVGSGIGGMTTLQDQVRVMDNKGPKRVTPFFVPMVIANMASGNISIRLGAKGTSQTIVTACASATNAIGEAFRAIKYGTADIMVTGGTEATICEIGIAGFAALNALNTTDDPTRASIPFDKERKGFVMGEGAGMLVLEELEHAKKRGATILGEIVGYGSNCDASHMTAPLKDGSGAADAMLMAINEAGITAENIGYINAHGTSTPANDAAETTAIKRVFGAQAAQVPISSTKSMTGHLLGAAGGIEAIACVKTLQEGLAHPTIGYEVPDPECDLDYLTEGARTVQAEYAISNSFGFGGHNAVICLKKWRDE, from the coding sequence ATGAAGCGGGTAGTCATAACCGGCCTGGGAGCAGTAACTCCCCTCGGTAATACAGTAAAAGAATATTGGCAACGCCTGAAAAGCGGTGAACTAGGCATTGGAAAAATCACAAAATTTATTTCTGAGGAAATCGGCGTCTCTTTAACCGGTGAAGTAAAAGATTTTGATCCGAGCCATGTATTAGATCGAAAAGAACAGAAACGGATGGACTTATTCTCGCAATATGGCTTAACAGCTGCTTTAGAAGCTTGGGAAATGAGTGGTTTGACAGATGCCTCGATCGACCCTAAACGGTTGGGTGTTATTGTCGGCAGCGGCATTGGAGGCATGACGACCCTCCAAGACCAAGTTCGCGTGATGGACAACAAAGGCCCAAAACGTGTTACCCCATTTTTTGTTCCTATGGTCATTGCAAACATGGCATCTGGAAATATCTCTATTCGTCTAGGCGCCAAAGGCACTTCACAGACGATTGTCACAGCTTGCGCTTCCGCAACTAATGCAATAGGTGAAGCGTTTCGGGCAATCAAGTATGGAACAGCAGATATCATGGTAACAGGTGGAACTGAAGCGACGATCTGTGAAATCGGTATCGCCGGCTTTGCCGCATTGAATGCGTTGAATACAACAGATGATCCGACACGTGCTTCGATTCCTTTCGATAAAGAGCGCAAGGGCTTTGTGATGGGTGAAGGTGCGGGTATGCTTGTATTGGAAGAACTGGAACACGCGAAAAAGCGCGGCGCTACTATTTTAGGTGAAATCGTTGGGTATGGCAGCAACTGTGATGCCAGTCATATGACGGCACCACTAAAAGATGGCAGTGGTGCAGCAGATGCGATGCTGATGGCCATAAACGAAGCAGGAATAACAGCGGAAAACATTGGCTATATCAATGCCCATGGCACATCTACACCAGCAAATGATGCGGCTGAAACCACAGCGATCAAACGTGTATTTGGCGCGCAAGCAGCTCAAGTCCCTATTTCAAGTACAAAAAGTATGACTGGTCACCTTTTAGGAGCTGCTGGCGGAATTGAAGCAATTGCCTGTGTGAAAACATTACAAGAGGGTCTTGCCCATCCAACTATCGGTTATGAAGTACCCGATCCTGAATGCGATTTAGACTATTTAACGGAGGGTGCTCGTACTGTTCAAGCTGAATATGCAATCAGCAATTCATTCGGATTCGGCGGTCACAATGCCGTAATTTGCTTAAAGAAATGGAGAGACGAATAA
- a CDS encoding response regulator transcription factor, translating to MKILIIEDEKNVRNELRQLLEHAFYEVSVIETFEQVTAQITACVPDLVLLDLNLPGQDGQVICRELRQVSTVPVIFLTSDNNVLTELDCILMGGDDFITKPYTPSLLLARIQAVLKRTIQKNESFELTHKELTLNISTYKVHFNGIEAELTKTEFKLLHYLFQRKEEVIPRMDIIVYLWDNDVFIDDNALSVNMTRLRNKLENLGLTDFIQTKRGVGYKI from the coding sequence ATGAAAATCTTAATTATAGAAGACGAAAAGAATGTACGAAATGAGTTGAGGCAGCTGCTGGAGCATGCATTTTACGAGGTGTCAGTCATTGAAACTTTTGAACAGGTGACAGCGCAAATTACGGCGTGTGTGCCTGACTTGGTGCTATTAGATTTGAATTTACCTGGTCAGGATGGTCAGGTTATTTGTCGAGAGCTGCGACAGGTATCGACTGTTCCGGTGATTTTTTTAACAAGTGACAACAATGTGCTGACAGAGCTGGACTGCATCTTGATGGGTGGGGATGATTTTATTACAAAGCCCTATACCCCATCCTTACTTTTAGCGCGGATTCAGGCAGTTTTGAAACGAACGATCCAAAAAAATGAGTCCTTTGAGTTAACACATAAAGAACTGACCTTGAATATCAGTACGTATAAAGTTCATTTCAACGGTATAGAAGCAGAGCTGACAAAAACAGAATTCAAGCTGTTGCATTATTTATTCCAGCGCAAAGAAGAAGTGATTCCGCGAATGGATATCATTGTTTATCTTTGGGATAACGATGTGTTTATTGACGATAATGCGTTAAGTGTCAACATGACAAGGCTACGAAACAAGCTTGAAAATCTGGGACTGACCGACTTTATTCAAACGAAAAGAGGAGTGGGCTATAAAATATGA
- a CDS encoding sensor histidine kinase, translating to MSIFHYLQDKSLVLLLNFSSLLFLTFYLLMVGNTLLTVLLIGLFWLLVLSVFYGIDYYKRKRYFKTIMEQMNQLDKPYLIHELLEKTWRWEDELYKEIIRKSNTSAMEAIIRLEEEQNEYKEFIEAWIHEVKLPLTSLHLITAELAKESAAKIQTHLLDLENQVDQALFYARSDYVHQDYLIKEVSLQEIISELIKKNKYLLIQNQMNITINCDDHVHTDKKWMAFIINQLIVNAVKYKKQGTGSLSFTTLSMKNQTKLVIKDDGIGIKPHELPRIFDKGFTGTNGRESGKATGFGLYLCKKLCAKLGVTITGDSVENDYTEIVIAFPKNSYLSEL from the coding sequence ATGAGTATTTTTCATTATTTGCAGGACAAGTCACTGGTCCTACTCCTCAATTTTTCCAGTCTGCTATTCTTGACTTTCTATCTCTTGATGGTGGGGAATACCCTATTGACAGTTCTCTTGATCGGTCTATTTTGGTTGCTTGTTTTAAGTGTTTTTTACGGGATAGATTACTACAAGAGAAAACGATATTTCAAAACGATCATGGAGCAGATGAATCAACTGGATAAGCCATATCTGATCCATGAGCTGTTGGAAAAGACGTGGCGCTGGGAGGACGAGCTTTACAAGGAGATTATTAGAAAGTCGAACACCTCTGCGATGGAAGCTATTATTCGGCTCGAAGAAGAGCAAAATGAGTACAAAGAATTCATTGAGGCCTGGATTCACGAGGTGAAGCTGCCGTTGACTAGTCTGCATCTGATAACAGCTGAATTAGCAAAGGAATCCGCAGCGAAAATTCAAACGCATCTACTGGATTTGGAGAATCAGGTTGATCAAGCCCTATTTTATGCTCGAAGTGACTATGTCCATCAAGATTACTTGATTAAGGAGGTCAGCTTACAGGAAATTATCAGTGAGCTGATTAAAAAGAACAAGTACCTGCTTATTCAAAATCAGATGAACATCACAATCAACTGTGACGATCATGTACATACAGATAAAAAATGGATGGCCTTTATCATCAATCAACTGATTGTCAATGCTGTCAAATACAAAAAACAAGGGACCGGCAGTCTTTCCTTCACGACACTGTCGATGAAGAATCAAACAAAGTTGGTTATCAAAGATGACGGTATTGGCATAAAACCGCATGAACTACCGCGAATTTTTGACAAAGGCTTTACAGGAACGAACGGTCGAGAGAGTGGAAAAGCGACTGGTTTTGGTTTGTACCTGTGTAAGAAGTTATGTGCCAAGTTAGGTGTAACGATCACTGGAGACTCTGTTGAAAATGACTATACAGAAATTGTGATTGCTTTTCCGAAAAACAGTTATCTTTCAGAGTTGTAA